The Bacillus marinisedimentorum sequence TCAGGGGGGATATAAATGGGAATATTGCCAAAGCATAATCAACTTGGTTTTTTTGAAATTCGCCTGGAATCGATCGGCGGCCTTGGTGCGAATCTGGCTGGGAAAATGCTTGCCGAAGCAGGGGTAATCGGTGCAGGCCTTAATGGTGCCAACTTTTCTTCATATGGATCTGAGAAAAAGGGTACACCGGTTAAAGCATTTGCGAGGTTTGCCGAGCCTGAGACGGAAATCCGCGATCACAGCCCGATTGAAGAGCCGCATGTAGTCGGCATTTTTCATGAAGCGCTATATAAAACAGTTGATGTTGTCAGCGGTCTGCAGCCTGACGGCATCGTGCTTGTCAATTCAACGAGGGATCCTGAAGCGGTCAAAACAGATTTGAAACTTGACCACGGCACGCTTGCAATTGTCGATGCCCTCGGCATTGCAGTTGAGGAAAAAACAAAAGTGAATACAGCGATGCTTGGTGCATTATACCGTATTGTAGATTTTCTCGATCCTGATCATATGAGGGATGTCATCCGCAAAACATTTGAAAAAAAATATCCACATCTAGTCGAGCCGAATATCCGGACATTCAATAGAGGCTATGATGAAGTCCGTTTTTATGAGTACGGCGTCCCAGAGGAAGCAGAATCGAAACCATTCATCCTGAAAGAACCGCTTTTAGGGTATGAAACACAGGAAATCGGCGGGGTCATTACCGCTCAGGCCAACAGTATTACCCGTGATTTGAGCGGTTCGCGGCAAGGGTTTCTGCCAGCTTTTGACCAGGCTACGTGCATCAATTGCGCGCAATGTGACACAGCTTGCCCAGACCTTTGCTTTGTATGGGAAGAAGGCGAAGACAAACGCGGCCGCAAGCAAATGTTCCTGAAGGGCATCGACTACCAATATTGCAAAGGCTGCTTGAAATGCGTTGAAGCTTGCCCGACATCTTCACTGTCAGTCAAACGTGAAGAAACAGGCTTTGCAGAGGAGTATCGTATAGCCCAGAACTTTCCATATGTAACAGGAGGTGCGCTCTAATGGCGATTTCAGAAGATAAGCTGCCGAAACAGACAGGGCAGGAAGAGCAAGTGGTAACGTTTGAGTCCGGAAATGAAATGGCAGCAAAGGCTGCCGCACAGATAAACTATCATATGATGGGATATTTCCCGATTACGCCTTCAACAGAAATTGCCCAGTATCTCGATACGATGAAGGCAAACGGCGAACATGACATCAAACTGGTTCCAGCCGACGGCGAACACGGTTCAGCCGGCATCAACTATGGCGGATCTGTCACTGGCGCCCGCGTTTTTAACGCGACAAGTGCAAATGGATTCTTATATATGATCGAACAGCTGCCGGTTCAGTCAGGCACGCGTTTCCCGATGGTTATGAACCTTGTAACCCGCTCCGTAAGCGGACCGCTTGATATTCGCGGTGACCACTCCGATCTTTATTACGGATTGAACACAGGCTGGGTCATCTTAACAGCTCCGACACCGCAGGCTGTATATGACTTTAATATCATGGCCCTAAAAATCGCTGAACGTGCTGATGTCCGCCTCCCGGTGGTTGTCGCTTACGACGGATTTTTCACTTCCCACCAGAAACGGAAGGTATTGTCGTTCAAAGACCGGAGTGCTGTCCAGAAATTTGTCGGGGAAGCACCGAAAGGCTATCCGACGGCTATTGAAAAAGATAAGCCTGTCACTATCGGCGCACATATGAACGGCGACGATTTGATGAACAACCATTTCCAGCAGTCCGAAGCCATATACCGTG is a genomic window containing:
- a CDS encoding 2-oxoacid:acceptor oxidoreductase family protein: MGILPKHNQLGFFEIRLESIGGLGANLAGKMLAEAGVIGAGLNGANFSSYGSEKKGTPVKAFARFAEPETEIRDHSPIEEPHVVGIFHEALYKTVDVVSGLQPDGIVLVNSTRDPEAVKTDLKLDHGTLAIVDALGIAVEEKTKVNTAMLGALYRIVDFLDPDHMRDVIRKTFEKKYPHLVEPNIRTFNRGYDEVRFYEYGVPEEAESKPFILKEPLLGYETQEIGGVITAQANSITRDLSGSRQGFLPAFDQATCINCAQCDTACPDLCFVWEEGEDKRGRKQMFLKGIDYQYCKGCLKCVEACPTSSLSVKREETGFAEEYRIAQNFPYVTGGAL